The window CCCTCTATGGCGGTCTGTGTGGTTCCATGCCCTGTCAGCAATATGACCTCCACCAAGGGAAACCTTCTCTTGATCTCTTTCAGGGTTTCAATCCCACCCATTCCCGGCATCTTGATATCCAGGATCACCACATCCACGTCCTCTTTCTCGAGTGTTTCAAGACATTCTTTCCCACTGAATGACGAGAGGACCCTTTCTCCTACCTCGCTCAGCCTCAGGGCAAGCATTTCCACAAAATCTTTTTCATCGTCGACCAGCAGGACTTTTGTCGGGATCTTGATCATCACCAATCGTTCTCCTTAATGAAAAATCTCATTTCAATGGGTCGCTATTGTCCTTTATAAAGACTCTCCCAGTCTTCCCCGGGGCTGTGTCCCAGGACTTCCTTCTCCTTGCAGGACCTGGGCAAGCCAATCCTGAAGGTCGTTCCTTGCCCCAAACGGCTGACCACATCTATTTTCCCTCCGAGTTTTTCCACGATCCCCCGGGTGACAAAAAGGCCGAGTCCGGTGCCTTCCCCGGGTGCCTTGGTACTGAAAAAGGGCTCGAATATCTTTTCCCGGTTTTCCTTTGGTATGCCCTCCCCGTCATCTACGACCGAAAGAGAGACACGATCCCCCGCGCTCTCGAGCAAGACATCGATCTTTCCGTTCTCACCGGTCGCGTGGATTGCATTGGACAGCAGGTTGATCAGGACCTGCCGTAACTGGTAGGGGTCGCTGAAGAGACTTATGGAACCGAGATTTTTGTCCCTGGTCAGACCCAGCTGTCTGTTGCCGGACTCCATCTTGACCAGAACGATGGCCTCATGGGCCAGTTCTTCAAGATCGACCTCCGAGAACTGGGAATCCGTTTTTTTCACAAAGCCCAGGAGCTGATGTGTGATCTTCCTGGCCCGGTCTATCCCGTTCTTTATCTTTCCCAGGGCCAGTTCAAAATCTCCTTTTCGGGGCATGTC is drawn from Deltaproteobacteria bacterium and contains these coding sequences:
- a CDS encoding response regulator, producing the protein MIKIPTKVLLVDDEKDFVEMLALRLSEVGERVLSSFSGKECLETLEKEDVDVVILDIKMPGMGGIETLKEIKRRFPLVEVILLTGHGTTQTAIEGLKLGAFDYLLKPADFEDLTTKLEGARKRKESQEERIRSAEVRLLVRKSGDI
- a CDS encoding ATP-binding protein, with the translated sequence DGVEGIKAGAFDYLSKPIELEHLIGKIRQAHDKILRENEKLRELEYRARLEQQMIATERLASLGTLAAGVAHEINNPLAIIHEAVGWMQLLLQKKELEDMPRKGDFELALGKIKNGIDRARKITHQLLGFVKKTDSQFSEVDLEELAHEAIVLVKMESGNRQLGLTRDKNLGSISLFSDPYQLRQVLINLLSNAIHATGENGKIDVLLESAGDRVSLSVVDDGEGIPKENREKIFEPFFSTKAPGEGTGLGLFVTRGIVEKLGGKIDVVSRLGQGTTFRIGLPRSCKEKEVLGHSPGEDWESLYKGQ